One genomic segment of Mycolicibacterium chubuense NBB4 includes these proteins:
- a CDS encoding acyl-CoA dehydrogenase family protein — protein MDFSYPEEAEQFRTELRAWLSAHLTRAVIDSNDRRGADDAAFETLRAWNATVADAGWAAVSWPSEYGGRGASPIEQLVYAEEITRARVPLPLNTIGINNIAPAIMQYGTEAQKRALLPRMLRADDIWCQGMSEPEAGSDLASLRTAAVRDGDDFVVTGQKIWTSLGHRANWCQLYVRTDREAPKHKGISCLIVDMSSPGVEARPLITLNGDSDFAEVFFNDVRVPAEALLGPLNKGWQVATTTLSFERAAAARLYAEMQVRLHDLVADLGHRDQHGRSLLDDPATLRRLGELDVRIKNLEVLCQRSVSAGMHGGDGFATASLAKSVWGEIGQDMAALAFDTLEPNAADGRWDQFRLTSRALTIAGGTTQINKNITAQRVLGLPRS, from the coding sequence GTGGATTTCTCGTACCCGGAAGAGGCGGAGCAGTTCCGCACAGAACTGCGCGCATGGCTGTCAGCGCACCTGACCCGAGCCGTAATCGACAGCAACGACCGGCGCGGCGCCGACGATGCCGCGTTCGAGACCTTACGAGCATGGAACGCCACGGTCGCCGACGCCGGCTGGGCCGCGGTGTCCTGGCCCAGCGAGTACGGCGGCCGTGGCGCATCGCCGATCGAACAGCTGGTTTACGCCGAGGAGATCACCCGCGCGCGAGTTCCGCTGCCCCTCAACACCATCGGGATCAACAACATCGCGCCGGCGATCATGCAGTACGGCACCGAAGCGCAGAAGCGCGCGCTGCTCCCCCGCATGCTGAGGGCCGACGACATCTGGTGCCAGGGCATGTCGGAACCGGAAGCCGGATCGGATCTCGCGTCGCTGCGCACCGCAGCCGTCCGCGACGGCGACGATTTCGTCGTGACGGGCCAGAAGATCTGGACCTCACTCGGACACCGGGCGAATTGGTGTCAGCTCTACGTGCGCACCGATCGGGAAGCACCGAAGCACAAGGGGATCTCGTGTCTGATCGTGGACATGTCATCCCCGGGTGTCGAGGCCCGACCGCTGATCACGCTCAACGGCGACAGCGACTTCGCCGAAGTCTTCTTCAACGACGTCCGGGTCCCTGCCGAGGCGCTGCTCGGGCCGCTGAACAAGGGGTGGCAGGTCGCCACGACCACGCTGAGTTTCGAGCGCGCAGCGGCGGCACGCCTCTACGCGGAGATGCAGGTGCGTCTGCACGACCTCGTCGCCGACCTCGGTCACCGCGACCAGCACGGCAGATCGCTGCTCGACGATCCCGCGACGCTGCGCCGTCTCGGTGAACTCGACGTCCGCATCAAGAACTTGGAAGTGCTGTGCCAGCGCTCGGTCTCAGCGGGCATGCACGGAGGCGACGGCTTCGCCACCGCGAGTCTGGCCAAATCCGTCTGGGGTGAGATCGGCCAGGACATGGCCGCGCTGGCGTTCGACACCCTCGAACCGAACGCGGCCGACGGACGGTGGGACCAGTTCCGGCTGACGTCGCGCGCGTTGACCATCGCCGGGGGCACCACTCAGATCAACAAGAACATCACCGCGCAACGCGTGTTGGGACTGCCCCGCTCATGA
- a CDS encoding SDR family oxidoreductase, whose protein sequence is MTEPRTVLITGASRGLGFASTVRLYREGWRVVAAMRTPDHAMPVLREATGAGEHDDRLISVQLDLTDAASIAAAAKSVLETVGAPYGVVHNAGISAAGVVEEAEISLWQRMFATHVMGPVALTKALLPSMRQAGRGRIVLVSSAGGVRGQPAIAPYSAAKGALERWGESMAGEIAPFGLGVTVLVTGTYDTDIITDAGTTDDRDFTGPYARIHNTMDTRGRFAMRLARPPERFTDGLLKALEDTASFRRRGVGPDASMLLVSNRMLPAAAMHHVSRVVMGIPRHGAMRDGAWPLTTPQRAMVAAAKVVPQPVLMRLATLATRFSRSSQSERQGEDDD, encoded by the coding sequence ATGACCGAGCCCAGGACCGTGCTCATCACCGGCGCTTCCCGCGGGCTCGGGTTCGCCTCGACCGTGCGTCTGTATCGCGAGGGGTGGCGCGTGGTCGCGGCGATGCGTACACCGGATCACGCGATGCCGGTGCTGCGGGAGGCGACCGGAGCCGGCGAGCACGACGACAGGCTGATCAGTGTGCAGCTCGATCTCACCGACGCCGCCTCGATCGCGGCGGCGGCCAAGTCGGTCCTGGAGACGGTCGGTGCACCGTACGGCGTCGTCCACAACGCCGGGATCTCCGCCGCAGGGGTGGTGGAGGAGGCGGAGATCAGCCTGTGGCAGCGGATGTTCGCCACCCACGTGATGGGCCCCGTGGCGCTGACGAAGGCGCTGCTGCCGTCGATGCGCCAGGCGGGTCGCGGGCGGATCGTGTTGGTGTCCAGTGCCGGCGGTGTGCGCGGTCAGCCGGCGATCGCACCGTACTCGGCGGCCAAGGGTGCGCTGGAGCGCTGGGGTGAGTCGATGGCGGGCGAGATCGCGCCCTTCGGGCTCGGGGTCACGGTTTTGGTGACGGGCACCTACGACACCGACATCATCACGGATGCCGGCACCACCGACGATCGGGACTTCACCGGTCCCTACGCCCGGATTCACAACACGATGGACACCCGTGGCCGGTTCGCGATGCGCCTGGCACGGCCTCCAGAGCGATTCACCGACGGGTTGCTCAAGGCATTGGAGGACACAGCGTCCTTCCGCCGCCGCGGGGTGGGGCCTGACGCATCGATGTTGTTGGTCTCGAACAGGATGCTCCCCGCCGCTGCGATGCACCACGTGTCGCGGGTGGTCATGGGGATTCCGAGGCACGGGGCGATGCGGGATGGTGCCTGGCCCTTGACCACTCCTCAGCGCGCCATGGTGGCTGCGGCGAAGGTGGTTCCGCAGCCGGTCCTGATGCGGCTGGCGACGCTGGCGACGCGGTTCTCGCGCTCGAGTCAGTCCGAACGGCAAGGAGAAGACGATGACTGA
- a CDS encoding nitric oxide reductase activation protein NorD produces MSDERDEDRHPGLAMLASALAGRPVAVAPAGAGEPPWTDGQTVFVDTSASARERLESVAVQASLIAAGSLAPEIVGDLVRHSRLTKRYLAVEGHRALIAIESLLPGVLGGLADRRTGSRSDSAATSLAIAAGKETLADPPVVFGVIRPKKVLAAVGRSAQQADQETPGHVPRRRDDKQALEELDDGEVDDTDDPDLFSSPVGGGGFLGKWLKKMLSSARKTGSGGGPPGADSPTHRINSATRGVNAVSSLASASSEEGADIAAHGFTYPEWDVARKRYRPEWCTVREVEPRVKASAPQGIDSAIGVRRPLARLGMGLHRRHRQSQGDDIDVDAAVEARVESRAGSTPDESVYLDSLRRRRDLSVLLLLDISGSTAEPGSAGRTVHQQQREAVANLAVALHDLGDRVALYAYFSQGRKDVTMVPVKRFHDHLDARVSRRLNSLEPGAYSRLGAAIRHGSAVLATRGGTSRRLLVVLSDGLAYDHGYERAYGAADARRALTEARRRGTGCVCLTVGASTDVASLRAVFGSAAHATVGRPDQLPGVIGPLFRSALRAAEVRRRVA; encoded by the coding sequence GTGTCCGACGAGCGAGACGAGGACCGACATCCCGGCTTGGCGATGCTGGCCTCTGCGCTGGCCGGCCGGCCGGTGGCGGTGGCACCCGCCGGAGCCGGCGAGCCGCCGTGGACCGACGGCCAGACCGTCTTCGTCGATACCTCGGCGAGCGCGCGCGAACGTCTCGAATCGGTGGCCGTTCAGGCGTCACTGATCGCCGCGGGAAGCCTCGCCCCCGAGATCGTGGGCGACCTGGTGCGGCACTCCCGGCTGACGAAGCGCTATCTCGCGGTCGAGGGGCATCGCGCGCTCATCGCGATCGAATCCCTGCTGCCGGGTGTGCTCGGCGGGCTCGCCGATCGCCGCACGGGAAGCCGGAGTGATTCGGCGGCAACCTCTCTGGCAATCGCGGCGGGCAAGGAGACGCTGGCCGATCCGCCCGTCGTGTTCGGGGTCATCCGGCCGAAGAAGGTGCTGGCCGCCGTCGGCCGCTCCGCCCAGCAGGCGGACCAGGAAACGCCGGGACACGTCCCGCGGCGCCGGGACGACAAGCAGGCACTCGAGGAACTCGACGACGGCGAGGTGGACGACACCGACGATCCCGACCTGTTCTCCAGCCCGGTCGGTGGCGGCGGCTTCCTCGGGAAGTGGCTGAAGAAGATGTTGTCGTCGGCGCGCAAGACAGGCAGCGGTGGGGGACCGCCGGGCGCCGACTCGCCCACGCATCGCATCAACTCGGCCACCCGCGGGGTCAACGCGGTGTCGTCGTTGGCGTCGGCGTCGTCCGAGGAGGGCGCCGACATCGCGGCCCACGGCTTCACCTATCCCGAGTGGGACGTCGCGCGTAAGCGCTACCGGCCCGAATGGTGCACAGTGCGCGAGGTCGAACCGCGGGTGAAAGCGTCCGCGCCGCAGGGCATCGACAGTGCGATCGGAGTACGCCGGCCGCTGGCCCGGCTCGGGATGGGGTTGCACCGCCGCCATCGGCAGTCCCAGGGTGACGATATCGACGTCGACGCCGCCGTCGAGGCGAGGGTGGAGTCGAGGGCGGGTTCCACGCCCGACGAGTCCGTCTATCTCGACAGCCTGCGCCGGCGGCGCGACCTGTCGGTGCTGTTGTTGCTCGACATCTCGGGTTCCACGGCCGAGCCGGGGTCCGCCGGCCGCACGGTGCACCAGCAGCAGAGGGAGGCGGTCGCCAATCTCGCCGTCGCGCTGCACGACTTGGGCGACCGGGTCGCGCTGTATGCGTACTTCTCCCAGGGTCGCAAGGATGTGACGATGGTGCCGGTCAAGCGGTTCCATGACCACCTCGATGCCCGGGTGAGCAGGCGGCTGAACAGTCTCGAGCCCGGCGCGTACTCGCGGCTCGGTGCCGCGATCCGCCATGGGTCGGCAGTCCTCGCAACCCGTGGCGGCACCTCGCGGAGGCTTCTGGTGGTGCTGTCCGACGGACTGGCCTACGACCACGGCTATGAGCGCGCCTATGGCGCCGCCGACGCTCGCCGCGCCTTGACCGAAGCGCGCCGCCGCGGGACGGGTTGTGTGTGCTTGACCGTGGGCGCGAGCACCGATGTCGCGTCCCTTCGCGCTGTGTTCGGCAGCGCGGCGCACGCGACCGTCGGGCGCCCGGACCAGCTGCCCGGCGTGATCGGTCCACTCTTTCGATCCGCGCTGCGTGCCGCGGAGGTCCGACGACGCGTGGCATGA
- a CDS encoding CbbQ/NirQ/NorQ/GpvN family protein, which yields MASESGSASGFAAGLASQNGAQARADASRPYYAPVGNEESVFKAAYRQGLSIVLKGPTGCGKTRFVEAMAHDLGRPLITVACHDDLTTADLVGRYLLRGDETVWVDGPLTRAVREGAICYLDEVVEARQDTTVVLHPLADYRRQLPIERLGVTLDAAPGFGLVVSYNPGYQSVLKDLKDSTRQRMVAIEFGFPAADLEESIVAHEAGVDTATAAALVRFGQAIRRLETGGLREVASTRVLIAAGLLTAEGLSLGEAARAAVAGPLTDDASVSRGLVEMIDVYLDQQARPGD from the coding sequence ATGGCCAGCGAATCGGGGTCGGCATCAGGGTTTGCAGCCGGGCTCGCGTCACAGAACGGCGCGCAAGCGCGGGCCGACGCGTCGCGTCCCTACTACGCGCCGGTGGGCAATGAGGAGTCCGTCTTCAAGGCGGCCTACCGCCAGGGCTTGTCGATAGTCCTCAAGGGTCCGACCGGCTGCGGCAAGACGCGCTTCGTGGAGGCGATGGCGCACGACCTCGGCAGGCCGCTGATCACCGTCGCCTGCCATGACGACCTCACCACCGCCGATCTCGTCGGCCGGTACCTGCTGCGGGGCGACGAGACGGTCTGGGTGGACGGACCGCTGACCCGCGCCGTGCGCGAAGGTGCGATCTGTTACCTCGACGAGGTCGTCGAAGCCCGGCAGGACACCACCGTGGTCCTGCATCCGCTCGCGGACTACCGTCGCCAGTTGCCGATCGAGCGCCTCGGCGTGACGCTCGATGCAGCGCCGGGATTCGGCTTGGTGGTGTCCTACAACCCGGGTTATCAGAGCGTGTTGAAGGACCTCAAGGACTCCACCCGGCAGCGGATGGTCGCGATCGAATTCGGTTTTCCGGCAGCAGATCTCGAGGAGTCGATCGTCGCGCACGAAGCCGGCGTCGACACCGCGACGGCGGCTGCGCTGGTGCGCTTCGGTCAGGCGATACGCCGGCTGGAGACCGGGGGGCTGCGCGAGGTCGCGTCCACCCGCGTCCTCATTGCGGCCGGTCTGCTGACCGCCGAGGGGCTCAGCCTGGGCGAGGCGGCCAGGGCGGCGGTGGCCGGTCCGCTCACCGATGACGCCTCGGTCAGCCGGGGTCTGGTCGAGATGATCGACGTCTACCTCGATCAGCAGGCGCGGCCGGGTGATTGA
- a CDS encoding cytochrome P450 yields MSQLFDDLDDFGSFDDAISGDVRDPYTELARLRREEPVQRLETSGALPHEESLPMFIVYRHEEIQQMLRDNETFSSASVIAAFGPVLGERVMLGMDEPVHGRLRALVQKAFTQKALARWEDELVGRVANNLIDKFAANGKADLVKEFTFDYPSQIIARLLGLPEQDYPQFQRWSISLLSWLMNPERGLAASAALCEYFAPILDARRAEPEDDLISALAAAEIDGAKLTDEEIYSFLRLLLPAGVETTYRSLGSLLFALLSNPAQLEAIKADRSLLPQAIEEAVRWESPLLTITRVATRDTELGGVQIPAGATVMPMLGAANRQEDRYDDPNTFDIFRQPKANLGWGHGVHVCLGMHLARLEMRTAVNLLLDRLPNLRLDPDADDPHIRGQVFRSPTSLPVLFDSTRSR; encoded by the coding sequence TTGTCTCAGTTATTTGATGACCTCGATGACTTCGGGTCCTTCGACGACGCGATCTCGGGCGATGTGCGCGACCCGTACACCGAGCTGGCCCGCCTGCGTCGCGAGGAACCGGTGCAGCGCCTGGAGACGTCCGGGGCGCTGCCCCACGAAGAATCGCTGCCGATGTTCATCGTCTACCGGCACGAGGAGATCCAGCAGATGCTGCGCGACAACGAGACCTTCTCGTCGGCCAGCGTCATCGCCGCCTTCGGTCCCGTCCTGGGCGAGAGGGTGATGCTCGGCATGGACGAGCCTGTGCACGGCCGCCTGCGGGCGCTCGTGCAGAAAGCGTTCACGCAGAAGGCGCTGGCACGATGGGAAGACGAACTCGTCGGCCGGGTGGCCAACAACCTGATCGACAAATTCGCTGCCAACGGGAAAGCGGACCTGGTCAAGGAGTTCACCTTCGACTACCCGAGTCAGATCATCGCCCGGTTGCTGGGACTGCCGGAGCAGGACTACCCGCAGTTCCAGCGGTGGTCGATCTCCCTGCTGAGCTGGCTGATGAATCCCGAACGCGGACTTGCCGCTTCGGCTGCCCTGTGTGAGTACTTCGCGCCGATCCTCGACGCGCGGCGCGCTGAACCCGAGGATGATCTGATCAGCGCGCTGGCGGCGGCCGAGATCGACGGAGCCAAGCTCACCGACGAGGAGATCTACTCCTTTCTGCGGCTGCTGCTGCCCGCAGGCGTCGAGACCACGTATCGGTCGCTGGGCAGCCTGCTGTTCGCGTTGCTCTCCAATCCCGCCCAGCTCGAAGCGATCAAGGCTGACCGGTCGCTGCTGCCGCAGGCGATCGAGGAGGCAGTCCGGTGGGAATCTCCTCTTCTCACCATCACGCGTGTCGCCACCCGCGACACCGAACTGGGCGGGGTGCAGATTCCGGCCGGGGCGACGGTGATGCCGATGCTGGGAGCTGCGAATCGCCAGGAGGACCGGTACGACGACCCGAACACGTTCGACATCTTCCGGCAGCCCAAGGCGAATCTCGGCTGGGGCCACGGCGTGCACGTCTGCCTCGGGATGCACCTCGCCCGCCTCGAGATGCGCACGGCCGTCAACCTTCTGCTCGACCGGCTGCCCAACCTGCGTCTGGACCCAGACGCTGACGACCCGCACATCCGCGGTCAGGTATTCCGGTCCCCGACGTCATTGCCGGTGCTGTTCGACTCGACGAGGAGCAGGTGA
- a CDS encoding ABC transporter substrate-binding protein yields the protein MSYESTAEPIKVGYLMDFTLPPGFPEELFASFTQTFDLVFSEAVEQGLMDRPVQMIYREVEGLPKGSVKAVIDAYAELVDEGCLVVFGPNITDNCVPLREAIEERFKVPAISVTGTDDWLGEWTFAFPQGSMTDEPIFLADLIAKRGLTEIGVLVEQNLIGESYLKNLRSACRRKGLRIVAEAPVAQTAQDIGAAVQTLHEAKSEAIVHLGFGFGIVFINPALESLSWDPPRFTTTAFQNAWVNPIMWNAFMGWVGVDQYDEGNPIGQSFLDQYAEKYNGSRPEYCVTVVNRDVAATLVRAFTDAHPLSPRGVKEALERVKMLPAASGAPGTRVSLGKWTRRAWMGSGYLVARTLDADGVNSHLVDRFGED from the coding sequence ATGTCCTACGAGAGCACTGCGGAGCCCATCAAAGTCGGCTATCTGATGGACTTCACGTTGCCGCCCGGGTTTCCGGAGGAGCTGTTCGCCTCCTTCACGCAGACGTTCGACCTCGTGTTCTCCGAGGCGGTTGAGCAGGGGTTGATGGACCGCCCGGTGCAGATGATCTACCGCGAGGTCGAGGGCCTGCCGAAGGGGTCGGTCAAGGCGGTCATCGACGCCTACGCCGAGCTCGTCGACGAAGGCTGCCTCGTCGTCTTCGGGCCGAACATCACCGACAACTGCGTACCGCTGCGCGAGGCGATCGAGGAGCGATTCAAGGTGCCCGCGATCAGTGTCACCGGCACCGATGACTGGCTCGGTGAATGGACGTTCGCCTTTCCCCAGGGATCGATGACCGACGAGCCGATCTTCCTGGCGGATCTCATCGCCAAGCGTGGACTCACCGAGATCGGCGTGCTGGTCGAGCAGAACCTCATCGGCGAGAGTTATCTGAAGAACCTGCGAAGTGCGTGCCGCCGCAAGGGACTTCGAATCGTGGCCGAAGCTCCGGTCGCCCAGACGGCCCAAGACATCGGCGCGGCCGTGCAGACCCTGCACGAGGCGAAATCCGAGGCGATCGTGCACCTCGGTTTCGGGTTCGGCATCGTGTTCATCAATCCTGCACTCGAGAGCCTGAGCTGGGATCCTCCGCGATTCACCACCACCGCGTTTCAGAATGCGTGGGTCAACCCGATCATGTGGAATGCGTTCATGGGCTGGGTCGGCGTCGATCAGTACGACGAGGGCAACCCGATCGGGCAGAGCTTCCTGGACCAGTACGCCGAGAAGTACAACGGCAGCCGTCCCGAATACTGCGTCACGGTGGTCAACCGCGACGTCGCCGCCACCCTCGTGCGGGCCTTCACCGACGCTCATCCGCTCAGCCCGCGCGGAGTCAAGGAGGCATTGGAGCGGGTGAAGATGCTGCCCGCCGCCTCGGGTGCCCCGGGAACCCGGGTGTCCCTGGGCAAGTGGACCCGCCGGGCCTGGATGGGCTCGGGCTATCTGGTGGCACGCACGCTAGACGCCGACGGCGTCAACTCACACCTGGTCGACCGATTCGGGGAGGATTGA
- a CDS encoding spirocyclase AveC family protein, with the protein MTTQESKSLDEKQDSPTRKGPNWGRVISLLAWLGFLGLFAAVGRTDVDPRVANPNVEGRPRPVGFLTAFDHWQIIPQVGAGIMVLVLTVVFIRGWRRNPGSPVLLMVLVTTLIVWQDPIMNWSPYAVYNPILLHWPESWPLIMMSPTVEPFIVFGYVTFYFGPYFPAIWILRKLQAKRGPESFVSRHPLLSLGALVLVIGFVFDAMLEVSLVRTGLYIYSQAIPFGTIFAGSTFQFPLLWESLSVTFVMIPAAILVYRDDTGKSVAEKLAAKAKLFPTRPVLGTFLVMFVIVNLSYFVYGGWFWAIKASGQATSVACPWPYPEAKVFDPQGYYEKAGAEGPFSVGKWSTWQYALPDGRPDVQPPPPGEGACAPENTRP; encoded by the coding sequence GTGACCACGCAGGAGTCCAAATCGCTTGACGAGAAGCAGGATTCACCGACTCGTAAGGGCCCCAACTGGGGGCGGGTGATCTCCCTGCTGGCATGGCTGGGTTTCCTCGGCCTGTTCGCCGCCGTCGGGCGGACGGACGTCGACCCGCGCGTGGCGAACCCGAACGTCGAGGGACGGCCCCGTCCGGTCGGGTTCCTCACGGCATTCGATCACTGGCAGATCATTCCGCAAGTCGGTGCCGGGATCATGGTCCTGGTACTGACCGTCGTCTTCATCCGCGGCTGGCGGCGCAACCCCGGCAGCCCGGTCCTGCTGATGGTGCTGGTGACCACGCTGATCGTCTGGCAGGACCCGATCATGAACTGGTCGCCGTATGCGGTCTACAACCCGATCCTGCTGCACTGGCCGGAGAGCTGGCCGCTGATCATGATGTCGCCGACCGTCGAACCGTTCATCGTGTTCGGCTACGTGACTTTCTACTTCGGCCCGTACTTCCCGGCGATCTGGATTCTGCGCAAGCTGCAGGCCAAGCGCGGACCCGAGAGTTTCGTCAGCAGGCATCCGCTGCTCAGTCTGGGCGCACTGGTGCTGGTGATCGGATTCGTCTTCGACGCCATGCTGGAAGTCAGCCTGGTGCGCACGGGGCTCTACATCTACTCGCAGGCGATTCCGTTCGGGACGATCTTCGCCGGCTCCACCTTCCAGTTCCCGTTGCTCTGGGAGTCGCTGTCGGTGACGTTCGTGATGATCCCGGCGGCCATCCTCGTCTACCGCGACGACACCGGGAAGTCGGTGGCGGAAAAGCTCGCCGCCAAGGCCAAACTGTTCCCGACGAGGCCGGTGCTCGGCACGTTCCTGGTGATGTTCGTGATCGTCAACCTGTCGTACTTCGTCTACGGCGGGTGGTTCTGGGCCATCAAGGCCAGCGGTCAGGCCACCTCGGTCGCCTGCCCGTGGCCGTATCCCGAGGCCAAGGTCTTCGACCCGCAAGGTTATTACGAGAAGGCGGGCGCCGAGGGACCGTTCTCGGTGGGCAAGTGGTCGACCTGGCAATACGCGTTGCCCGACGGCCGCCCCGACGTCCAACCGCCGCCGCCGGGCGAGGGGGCGTGCGCGCCGGAGAACACCCGACCATGA
- a CDS encoding aldehyde dehydrogenase family protein yields the protein MTEPPNVSFESRMLVDGKLVDGEAGSFANINPANEEVLGEVADASKADMNRAIDAARRAFDETDWSTNRLLRKRCLEQLHEAIASELEELREELIREVGAPRAVTHGPQLDAPFADGLRYPARLIDTFPWETDLGDAVVSVTGVNTTRKVWHEPVGVVGAITPWNFPFEVTINKLGQALATGNTVVLKPAPDTPFNATRIGRLIAERTDIPAGVVNVVTASDHLVGEELTLSPKVDMISFTGSTTVGTRIMEKGAATMKRLFLELGGKSATIVLEDADFSTACLIGIGPLMHAGQGCAAPTRMLLPRPRYEEGVAILKGLYENIPAGDPQDPGTICGPVISAKQQSRILGYINKGVDEGATLLVGSTEAPKQFDKGFWVNPTLFTDVDNSMTIAQEEIFGPVLVVIPYEDEDDAIRIANDSVYGLAGNVMSSSLESSLRVARRLRAGFIGLNGTAGYGADTPFGGYKHSGVGRQNGLAGFSQYTEIKSVAFPAD from the coding sequence ATGACTGAACCGCCGAACGTGTCCTTCGAGTCCCGAATGTTGGTCGACGGCAAGCTCGTCGACGGCGAAGCGGGCTCGTTCGCCAACATCAACCCGGCGAACGAAGAGGTTCTCGGCGAGGTCGCCGACGCGTCGAAGGCCGACATGAACCGAGCCATCGACGCCGCCCGTCGCGCGTTCGACGAGACCGACTGGTCGACCAACCGCTTACTCCGCAAGCGCTGCCTCGAACAACTGCACGAGGCCATCGCGAGTGAATTGGAGGAGCTGCGGGAGGAACTGATCCGCGAGGTCGGTGCGCCGCGCGCGGTCACGCACGGCCCCCAGCTCGACGCGCCGTTCGCCGACGGTCTCCGGTATCCGGCCCGGTTGATCGACACCTTCCCGTGGGAAACCGATCTGGGCGACGCGGTCGTCTCGGTCACCGGCGTCAACACGACCAGGAAGGTGTGGCACGAGCCGGTCGGTGTGGTCGGCGCCATCACTCCCTGGAACTTCCCGTTCGAAGTCACCATCAACAAGCTCGGACAGGCGCTGGCGACGGGAAACACGGTGGTGCTCAAACCCGCCCCCGATACGCCGTTCAACGCCACGAGAATCGGTCGGCTGATCGCCGAGCGGACCGACATCCCGGCCGGTGTGGTCAATGTCGTCACCGCCTCGGATCATCTCGTCGGCGAGGAGCTCACGTTGTCGCCGAAGGTGGACATGATCTCGTTCACCGGCTCCACGACGGTGGGCACGCGGATCATGGAGAAGGGCGCCGCGACGATGAAGCGGCTGTTCCTCGAGCTCGGCGGCAAGTCGGCGACGATCGTGCTGGAGGACGCCGATTTCTCGACCGCCTGCCTGATCGGCATCGGACCGCTCATGCACGCCGGCCAGGGCTGCGCCGCGCCGACCCGGATGCTGCTGCCGCGCCCGCGCTACGAGGAGGGCGTGGCGATCCTGAAGGGCCTCTACGAGAACATCCCCGCCGGTGACCCGCAGGATCCCGGAACCATCTGCGGTCCGGTCATCTCGGCCAAGCAGCAGTCACGCATTCTCGGCTACATCAACAAGGGAGTGGATGAGGGCGCGACACTCCTCGTCGGCAGCACCGAGGCGCCGAAGCAGTTCGACAAGGGGTTCTGGGTGAACCCCACGCTGTTCACCGACGTCGACAACTCGATGACCATCGCGCAGGAGGAGATCTTCGGACCCGTCCTCGTCGTGATCCCCTACGAGGACGAAGACGACGCGATCCGCATCGCCAACGACAGCGTGTACGGGTTGGCAGGCAATGTCATGTCCAGTTCGCTGGAGAGTTCACTGCGGGTCGCCCGTCGGCTGCGCGCGGGGTTCATCGGCCTCAACGGCACCGCCGGCTACGGCGCAGACACCCCGTTCGGGGGTTACAAGCACAGCGGCGTCGGACGGCAGAACGGACTCGCGGGATTCAGTCAGTACACCGAGATCAAGTCCGTCGCCTTTCCAGCCGATTAG